The following proteins are co-located in the Macaca thibetana thibetana isolate TM-01 chromosome 6, ASM2454274v1, whole genome shotgun sequence genome:
- the LOC126956484 gene encoding uncharacterized protein LOC126956484, whose product MSHRVTSPSYGKTVTSYGPDIAARARPVFVLSQDLLGLRNHILAVPLLGPGVEILGTAKWKLARTQKPRSRETAGSCDRDAQRRRPRTAFWRPSRNPCGGPGKRLCPCSSPVTGSEEPWAPPAQPCSTRPSRNARLSATGAPATSNLSDPWPEGCRHRETKAQSCEQETTARRNGGARSLGGNAASDVVKDNIRFGATNGAVTKEPSTPRKKEKFGHRETPCSKCCDSKTAGSAPVAKESTERPGAATATPAPEGLGWRKLRTETRKLCTAQLAVDTNRKVSGLLRTLQS is encoded by the coding sequence ATGAGTCACAGAGTAACTTCGCCTTCCTATGGCAAAACGGTGACTTCCTACGGCCCAGATATCGCAGCCAGGGCTAGACCGGTGTTTGTCTTAAGTCAGGACTTGCTTGGGCTGAGAAATCACATTTTGGCCGTTCCCCTACTTGGACCGGGGGTAGAAATCCTGGGCACCGCGAAATGGAAACTTGCTAGGACCCAGAAGCCAAGGTCGCGGGAAACCGCGGGGTCCTGCGACAGAGACGCGCAGCGGCGCCGCCCCAGGACTGCGTTCTGGCGGCCGAGCCGGAACCCGTGCGGCGGCCCTGGGAAGAGACTGTGTCCGTGCAGCTCCCCTGTCACCGGCTCTGAGGAGCCTTGGGCTCCGCCCGCCCAGCCCTGCAGCACCCGTCCGTCCCGCAACGCCAGACTCAGCGCAACTGGGGCACCGGCCACTTCCAATCTCTCAGATCCGTGGCCTGAGGGCTGCCGCCACCGAGAAACGAAGGCACAGAGCTGCGAACAAGAGACCACCGCTCGGCGAAATGGCGGTGCCAGGAGCCTGGGAGGGAATGCAGCCAGCGACGTTGTCAAGGACAACATTCGTTTTGGCGCAACCAACGGTGCTGTCACCAAGGAACCGTCGACTccgagaaaaaaagagaagttcgGCCACCGAGAAACTCCGTGCAGCAAGTGCTGTGACAGCAAAACCGCCGGCTCCGCGCCGGTGGCGAAAGAGTCGACGGAAAGGCCGGGTGCTGCCACCGCGACGCCGGCACCAGAGGGCCTCGGATGGAGAAAGCTCCGCACCGAGACAAGGAAACTGTGTACGGCACAGCTAGCGGTTGACACAAACAGAAAAGTGTCTGGTCTGCTAAGAACTCTACAATCATAA